Genomic segment of Mucilaginibacter sabulilitoris:
AATGAACATACGCCAAAAATGCACCAGATTGCACCCCTCTTTATTGCCAATGCGAAATAACACCTAATTCTATCCGGCAAATCTTAATTTAAAGTTTTATTAACCGCAGCAAATAATTAACGTCGTTATTGCAAAAAAGCAGGTTTTCCCATTGGATATAGATCAGATATTTATTTTCCGGAAGTGTTTATTGAGTTCCCTGACTACGGTATCGAAATCCGGCAGGTCTTTGATCTGGTTTGCCAAGGAACTATTCCAGCGCCCTTTAAAGGAATTGAGTTTAGATTGAACTTTTGCTACAAAATTAGCCGGATCGTGGCCCTTATTTTTGGCTTTTCGCTCAAATTCCTGCCAGACGGCTTTGATATCCAGCTTTTCATATTCAAAGAGATACCAAAGGTCATATAAGTCCCTGGGCTGTGTTCTGCCCATTAATGCGCACATCTTTTCGATGACCACTTCCTCCAGAGGATAACAAAGTATAGAGAAATCGTCACCATCCGAATAATCGATAAACACCGGTTTTTCCACGGGTTCAAATTCCAATATTTCTTTCCTGGTGATATCGACCTTGACCTGCTTGCTGCCTATGCTGCCTCCCAAAGGGCCGGTGTAAACAATATAAAAATTGATGCTGCCGCTTTCGTGTTCTGCGTCCGCTCCAAGTTGAAGGGTGATGTTCGCTTCTTCGGCGATGAAATCAAAAGCTTCCTCAAAGTCGCTGAACAACTGCTCATTCGTTAGGTCGTCATTCAGTAAAGTGAAGTCAAGATCTTCCGAAAACCGGTATTCCGGAAAGTAAACTTTTTTCAGCACGGTACCGCCTTTAAATACCAATATTTTTGATAGCCGCTCGTGACCGGCAATCCCGTATAGTATCCAAGTTAGAATATAATCCTTTTCAATCTGCGTATCACGGACGCCATATTTAAAAGCCCGTTTATGTATTTCAGCCGGTTTTATCATGTCAGTATTGCTCCTTTAATAGTTTCAGCATCCAGATTTTCCTTTATACTCCAGGTGCCTGAATATTTGCCTTCATTGGGAAGTTCAGTATCTAAGGAAACTACCGAGCTGGTTTTAATCTTTAGCAGTTCTTCGCGTATGGGATTTTGAATATCCAATATGTCATGAATATAGCCCAGACGTTTCAATACCGCCTGTGAATCGAACTGTATACAGTATTTGAGCAGCTTTTTATAATCCAGTTTGTTTTGAGCTGCGTGTAACGCCTTGGCGATCTCCACGATACCACCGCTGTATTCCAGTTTGAACAGGCAGTCTATAAATGTTTTTTCGAGGTCCGAACATAAAACTTTATGATAAGAATCGATCCAGGTTTTCTTAGCCCCGAAAAAATGTTTCTGGTTATGATAAATGAACTGAAAATCCACATTTTTAACCTTCATGGTTGATGGCCTTATTTGCTTGTTTACTACGATCATTTCATGGAGTGAAGGCTGGGTGATCAGGCCGTGAATTTGCAGGGCAGAATAATAACCTATGTAGTGGCTCGTATCCCCGCTGAGACACGAGGCCAGTAAGTGCCAGTTTGGAATAAACTGATCCGCATCCTGTTCATAAGGAATAATATAATACGTACCTTTCTTTACCCGCATCAATAATCCGCGTTTAGTCATATCACTAAGCAGCTCCCTTACGGAGGTAGCAGACCCATGCTGTAAAGCGGTCATTGCTTCATCGAAAGTAAAGCATTGCTTATCTTTTTCGATAAACTTTTTAAGCAATAATCCAGACCTGTAGGAAATGATTTTCATCGTTTTGTAGTTCTTACATCAGGTTGAGCCTGATTTTTTTACTACAAAACAAAAGAAAATTACTCAAACTTCAAAATTATTATTCGTTTCATAGTGTTTAAATCAGGTTTAACCTGATTATGTTACTATATAACATCGAAATGTGAAGAAATTCAAAGGTCAAACTTTGGCAAATTTTACCTTTTTTGCCAAGATTTGACTTTTTACAAATAGTTAGATTCTTCCTTTGCTCCATTTGTTCATCTATCTGTTTGATTTGTTCTTTGGACAGCTAAGCTT
This window contains:
- a CDS encoding nucleotidyl transferase AbiEii/AbiGii toxin family protein, producing the protein MIKPAEIHKRAFKYGVRDTQIEKDYILTWILYGIAGHERLSKILVFKGGTVLKKVYFPEYRFSEDLDFTLLNDDLTNEQLFSDFEEAFDFIAEEANITLQLGADAEHESGSINFYIVYTGPLGGSIGSKQVKVDITRKEILEFEPVEKPVFIDYSDGDDFSILCYPLEEVVIEKMCALMGRTQPRDLYDLWYLFEYEKLDIKAVWQEFERKAKNKGHDPANFVAKVQSKLNSFKGRWNSSLANQIKDLPDFDTVVRELNKHFRKINI
- a CDS encoding type IV toxin-antitoxin system AbiEi family antitoxin domain-containing protein yields the protein MKIISYRSGLLLKKFIEKDKQCFTFDEAMTALQHGSATSVRELLSDMTKRGLLMRVKKGTYYIIPYEQDADQFIPNWHLLASCLSGDTSHYIGYYSALQIHGLITQPSLHEMIVVNKQIRPSTMKVKNVDFQFIYHNQKHFFGAKKTWIDSYHKVLCSDLEKTFIDCLFKLEYSGGIVEIAKALHAAQNKLDYKKLLKYCIQFDSQAVLKRLGYIHDILDIQNPIREELLKIKTSSVVSLDTELPNEGKYSGTWSIKENLDAETIKGAILT